The Patescibacteria group bacterium genome segment TCGGTGGCGGCCACGCCTATACGGCAATAGGCGGCATCATATTAGGTCTACTCATTCTCTATCTTCCTGACCGCGATCTAAAAGAAATTCAAAAGCTCTAGATAGCAATTCGCTTTTTAAAAAAAATGAGACCCTATACGGCTAGGGTCTCGGGCGGTTTAGGGCGAGCGGCATCTCGCGCAAGGCGCCTTTCCATCTCGCGTGCAATCGAGAGCGCACAGAGCACCCGCCGCAGATAGAAGTCGGCGGAATCATGCCTACCTTCAGGCGTTGGAATAGCATCCGCTATAGTGTTTTGGGGGTCGCGCATCTGGTACCACTTTTTCCTGCGGTGCTTTCTAGCCGCGTCATCCTCATCGAAGTTTTCTGCGATGTAGCGCCCCAAGTTGATCGCTGCAAACATCCTTGTCCAAGAAAGTATTGGACGCATTACTCCTCCACTCTTTGGCGAGTAGCAGTTACAAGTTCAAACGCAAACTACCACGCTCAAATGAAAAAGTCAAGAAATCTATTTAGCGAAAAGTTACCGTACCGCTATCAAACTTGAGATCCAAGATAAGCTCGCCGCGAGAGGTAAACTTATAGTGCGAAGTATCTCTGAGAAGCTTGATAAATTCGCTTTCTTGCGAGCCTTGGCAAGCTCTTTTTGTAGAAATGAGCGCGTTAAAAGTAATCGCACCATCGGCGCCCACCGCATAGTCGCCCCCCACTTGATTGCAGTCAGTGGTAGCGGCAAAACGCCCAAACTCAAGAAACTCGAGAGTAAAGGCTTCTTTCTGTTTTGGTTTTACTACGCGCTCATCATTGTACAGCGCCTCAACCCACACCCAAACTTTCATATTGAGCTTCATCACACTTGGGTCAGCCTCACCTTCAAACTCGGGTACAATCTCGCCAAAACTGTTTGACGCTACATCATACCTAAGGTGCAAGCTTTCACCCACGGTAGGTTCAGCGGTCATGGGCTCGCCACGCTCGCGATCAGCATAGTTTACGATCACATTGCCATTGCGATATTCAGTTGTTTGCGGAGCAATGCGATCACCGATCAACACACCCGAAGTACCGCGATATCCACTCACCTCCTTGATAGCACCTACGAGGTAATAAAAAGTACCTGATCCACCGGTATTGTGCGTGACCAAAAACGCCGTATCAGCATCACCGTCATTGTCCAAGTCTGCCTCAACCGCATTGCCAAAATATCGCGTAGTGATCATGGTGGCAGATCCGGGAGCTGCGGATACTTCTGATACGCCGTCTTTGAGCGTGACATACTGACCATCGATGAGATAGGTACTATTTTTATAATCAAAACTAAATGTTTCTTGCTTTGGCTTTCCGCGGTATATAAAGAGAAAAAGACCAACCACAAGCGCGAGAATAATGAACAATAACGCCGCCAACCATCCGTAAGATTTCTTTTGTTCCATATGCGCACCATACCACAAAAAAAAGCTGCCCGCCAAGGGCAGCTTTTTTAAAAACTATTAGAGCGATATTTACGCACCCATCGACATGCACTCCATGATCTCGACATATGCGCCCGGCATTTTGAGATGCGGACTGTCGGCCATGATTGCGGCTGCGGCATCTTGTGATTCTGCTTCCAAGAGTGAATATCCGCCGATTTCGTTTGAAACATCAGTCGTGCCAGTTGCGGCCACTCGCTTGTTTTTACCAAGTGGTGCACCAAGGTCAACAATTTCTTTATGTGACTTTGCCCATGTCATCCATACATCCATCTCAGCCTTCATATCTTCATGGGTTCTACCCTTCATCATCTCTGCCATTGCTGAAGCGGGCATCATATACAATGCTATAAACTTTTTCATATATATAATCTTTTTAATTAATAATGTCTCAATATTTTATTATACCTTTATTTCTATCGAAAAAGTAACAATATCATCTTTTGCTATATCCTCTTTTCTACGAATATCGGCTTTTAACGGCAAAAGATACGCGCCCGTTTTTTTGTCTGGAAATATTGAGGTTCTCCAGCTTGTTTTGCCGATAGCAACCTCGACCGGCAAACTCCCCCACCCGCGCGCCACGCCGCCAAATATTTTTTTGATCTGGCTCGATTGTTTTTTTGGAAGAGTTATAAAATGCCACGCACTAGGCCCGTGATAAAGCCATACCTTGGCCCGCATAGTAAATGTATTGTTTTGCATATCTCTCACAACATCCTCACATTCTTAAGTTTGTTGGTATGTCATTGCACAGCTTGAAATGATTTGAGAAATTGAACAAAGGTTTTGCCGTAGGGTGAGAGTGAGTGTTCTACAAATTTGCCACGATAGGTCTTGTTGATGAGTCCTGCCAGATGCAGACGCCGCGTGTGCTCGCCGATTGTCTTTCCGTTTGCCTCGAGTTCGTCAACGATGCCATCGAGAGTCACACCGTCGCGTTTTGCGATCAAAAGTAATATCGCAATACGATAATGATTGGCGATCCCCTTCAAGTGCCGTTCCATCTGCTTTGGTGATTTCATCTTTGCCATACATTCATGATAAACGATATACCAACATTCTCAAGTTTGTTGGCCTGTTGTGTTGTGTAAAGATTAAATGGGACCGTCCAACCTCCATACTTAAAACCGCCCGATACATCTTCCTCCGGCCCTCCTGGCGCCTGCATCACACCGTCTAACGTCACAAATTCAATTACAATTATTTTTCTCATGATGATATTTTATTATAAATTGACTTCTTTAAATTCGAGCTGGGCCTTACCTTCTTTTTTGCCGGGTTGTTGAAAGTTTATGAGCAAACCTTGCTTGATCTTGAGACGCCTCATATAGTTTCTGATCTGTGTATCTTCTGCGACTCCGAGCTCGCTCGATACCGCCTTTAATTCAACGAGCACCCTTTCTTTGCCGATATGCGCAATCAAATCCAAATACCCCTCGCCTACATAATGCCCTTTGTACAAAAGCTCTACTACTTTTTGTGAATCATACCTGATCTTTGCAGAACGAAGCCCGACCTGCATGGCCTTGTCATACACCGACTCGGTGAACCCCGACCCCAGCACCTTATAAACATCTTTTGCTATTGCTTTGATTTTTGATATATTTTTGTTCATTATAAAATACTCGAATATTCAGAATAATTTTCTTTGATCAATCTTTTCCAATTCGTGGTTTCGTTTCCGCCGCCTAAATCATTTTTATGATATACGAGTAGAACACGAACTTTGCTTTCATCTCTATGAATCGCGATGATACATCTATTGCCCGAGCCGTGACGAGACTCTTGGATGCCAGCGATCTTAAATTCAGTTTTACAAATCTTTATGCTCCTGTCACCTGAAACATATATGGTCTCTGCAATACTTTTCTCAAACAACAAATCAACATAGGTAAACTCAAGCATTAAACCTTTTAGCGTTCGATCCCATGCGCCCTTATACTTCTTAGCAAAAGTTCGGATGAAATGCCTTTCAGTGAAAGACCTAAAAACAACATCGTACTTCATGGCTAATATATCTCATCAGGATTCTCTTGGGTAAAAATATCGTATGAGACGATATCGTTGTCTCCTGCAAACATGTACGGCATTTGTTTATGCGTGAATGCCACGATATCAACCGTTCGCCTTCCTTTCCATTTTTCATTGATTTTTTCAATTAACTTCAACTCTCCTTTTGAGATTTCGGCTAGACTTGCCCTTGCACCACTCCGAGTTTGAGAAACGAGCATTGCACCATTTCCAGTTTGTTCTATAGAAACCTCTCCAGCGTCAAACATCTCGTCAATAAGACGAAAATAGGTATCAGCGACTGGACCGTATTGGATTTTTCTATACTGCATGCCACTCATACTCTTGAGGTGTACATAAAACCAGCCAAAATCGGCGAAATAAAGCAACTTAGCCAATTTAGTCTTTGGTATATTTTTATTGATTCGCAAAAAAGCGTGTATCATTTGTTTATATTTCTCGTAGTTAGGAAGTTCCCCATGCTCTAAGTCATCGAGTGAGATGTTTAAAACTCCCGAGAGCTTCTCAAATTCTCCAAGCGTAAGCTCGCGCTTACCTTGCTCAATAGCAATATAGGAAGGCCGGGAAATGCCTAACTTCAAAGCCAAATCAGCCTGGGAAAGCGCTTTTTTAGATCGAGCGTCTTTAACCAATTTTGCATATTTTGTAACCATATCTACAGTGTATATTGATATGTAAAAAAGTCAAACATTGATGTTGATAAACTTGACATCATAAATAGCTGGGAGCATAGCTCTGTCTACAGTTTTCATCGTATGCAACATCCCTACATTCTCAAGTTTGTTGGGTTGTCCTAGTAAGCCTGCATCACGCCATCTAACGTCACAAATTCAATTACAATGATTTTTCTCATGGGCCTATATTA includes the following:
- a CDS encoding helix-turn-helix domain-containing protein, which codes for MVTKYAKLVKDARSKKALSQADLALKLGISRPSYIAIEQGKRELTLGEFEKLSGVLNISLDDLEHGELPNYEKYKQMIHAFLRINKNIPKTKLAKLLYFADFGWFYVHLKSMSGMQYRKIQYGPVADTYFRLIDEMFDAGEVSIEQTGNGAMLVSQTRSGARASLAEISKGELKLIEKINEKWKGRRTVDIVAFTHKQMPYMFAGDNDIVSYDIFTQENPDEIY
- a CDS encoding DUF1905 domain-containing protein is translated as MQNNTFTMRAKVWLYHGPSAWHFITLPKKQSSQIKKIFGGVARGWGSLPVEVAIGKTSWRTSIFPDKKTGAYLLPLKADIRRKEDIAKDDIVTFSIEIKV
- a CDS encoding META domain-containing protein yields the protein MEQKKSYGWLAALLFIILALVVGLFLFIYRGKPKQETFSFDYKNSTYLIDGQYVTLKDGVSEVSAAPGSATMITTRYFGNAVEADLDNDGDADTAFLVTHNTGGSGTFYYLVGAIKEVSGYRGTSGVLIGDRIAPQTTEYRNGNVIVNYADRERGEPMTAEPTVGESLHLRYDVASNSFGEIVPEFEGEADPSVMKLNMKVWVWVEALYNDERVVKPKQKEAFTLEFLEFGRFAATTDCNQVGGDYAVGADGAITFNALISTKRACQGSQESEFIKLLRDTSHYKFTSRGELILDLKFDSGTVTFR
- a CDS encoding GxxExxY protein; the encoded protein is MNKNISKIKAIAKDVYKVLGSGFTESVYDKAMQVGLRSAKIRYDSQKVVELLYKGHYVGEGYLDLIAHIGKERVLVELKAVSSELGVAEDTQIRNYMRRLKIKQGLLINFQQPGKKEGKAQLEFKEVNL